ATTAATCCCTGTTTTTGATGATATCCTCAAAAATAATCTAGAACCTATGAGCGTGCTTTTCATATCCCCTCTTAAAGCACTTATCAACGATACCCACCAGAGGATTGAATTCTGGTGTGATCAGTTTGATCTAACCGCAACAAAGTGGCATGGAGATGTAACAGCGTCACAAAAATCATCATTTATTAAAAAGCCCACGGATATACTCGTGATAACTCCCGAATCATTAGAAGTCATTTTAATGAATAAGTCCAGTGAGATAAAGAATTCCATCTTTAAAAATTTGAAATACATAATCATAGATGAAATACACTACTTTGCTGATTCAGATAGGGGGACACAACTTAATTCCATTATAAACAGCAGAATTAAAACTTACTGCAGGAATGATATTTCCCGAATTGGGTTATCAGCCACAGTAGGAAACCCCGAGACAATTTTAAACTGGCTTACTTCAAATGAAAACAGCGAAGTTGTGGCAGATAAAAACAGCAGGCCGTTCCAGTACAAAGTGATTTATGCAGATGATTTCAAGATAATTCAGACAGTAAGCAACTATTTGGATAAAAAAGTGGTTTTTTTTGTTCATTCCCGTAAAGAAGCTGAAAAATACCATAATCTATTTAAAAAACACTTGAAAGTAAAAAATATATTTATCCACCACTCTTCAATCCACAAGGATGCAAGGGAAGAAAGTGAAGGGAATTTCAAGCAGGTTAAAAATGGTCTGATGATAAGTACAAGTACTCTAGAGCTTGGAATTGATATAGGAAATATAGATGTTGTAATCCAGAAGAACCCCCCTTCAAATGTCAGCTCTTTTCTGCAGAAGGTTGGAAGAAGCGGCAGGAGAACAAAGATCCAGAGAACTATACTTCTCTGCGACGGCGAGGAAGAAATTGTCAAGTCACTTGCAGAATTAGCCCTAGTAAAAGAGAAAAAGTTAGAACACATTAAATTACCTGAAAAGCCAAAGGATATCTATTTCCACCAGATATTAAGCATTATATTTGAATATGGAAGAATTAAGAAGCGTGACCTGTTTTTAATTCTTAAAGAGGCGTATGTGTTCTCTAAAATCTCCAAAGATGAATATCAATATTTCATAGACAATATGGTTGAAAAAGGATTTATAGAAGAAAATGGCCCATACCTTAGTTTAGGAGATGCTTTTGAAAAAGAATTTGGGAAAAGGAATTTTTTAGAGTTTTACAGCGTATTCTGGCCGACTTATGAATTCACAGTTCTTGACGGGCGTAAAACTATT
The sequence above is a segment of the Methanobacterium bryantii genome. Coding sequences within it:
- a CDS encoding DEAD/DEAH box helicase encodes the protein MKWKDLTPIQKATIPRFRENKDMLVIAPTASGKTESVLIPVFDDILKNNLEPMSVLFISPLKALINDTHQRIEFWCDQFDLTATKWHGDVTASQKSSFIKKPTDILVITPESLEVILMNKSSEIKNSIFKNLKYIIIDEIHYFADSDRGTQLNSIINSRIKTYCRNDISRIGLSATVGNPETILNWLTSNENSEVVADKNSRPFQYKVIYADDFKIIQTVSNYLDKKVVFFVHSRKEAEKYHNLFKKHLKVKNIFIHHSSIHKDAREESEGNFKQVKNGLMISTSTLELGIDIGNIDVVIQKNPPSNVSSFLQKVGRSGRRTKIQRTILLCDGEEEIVKSLAELALVKEKKLEHIKLPEKPKDIYFHQILSIIFEYGRIKKRDLFLILKEAYVFSKISKDEYQYFIDNMVEKGFIEENGPYLSLGDAFEKEFGKRNFLEFYSVFWPTYEFTVLDGRKTIGSLDSSFVIGTLEKGSNFVLGGEVWTAAKIDHDNFRLKVKKAKEGGIPNWHSEGGVMDYLLTRKIYDILLGDYNKELLNDFDEVSLKMIKDLEEEGRISGFENGKIPVQFYFEENKVFIYTFAGFKVNSLISSIFKFYHDIVSVHDTPYYSSFKFKGILKMSDVEHIADNIKDILEDEELEKFMLEKTKKFIKNKFIKYLPEKDHAELKMQILFNKEDTIDLFENNSLKLIDSSVFSTW